Genomic segment of Xanthomonas sp. DAR 35659:
GACGAACATGGCGCGGTTGGCCTGCATGTAGACGTGGTCGTCGTCGTAGGAGCCGTATTCGTTCTCGACCTGCACGGCGATGATGGGGCCGCCGTTGCGGTTGAGCTTGGGCTTGACCTGCGCGGCGACGGCGTCCAGATACGCCTGGCTGGCGGCGAGGAAGCGCGGGTCCTGGCTGCGCACGCGCATGCCCGGTTCGGCGAACAGCCAGGCGGGGTAGCCGCCGGCTTCCCATTCGGCGCAGACGTAGGGGCCGGGGCGCAGGATGACGTTGAGGCCTTGCGCAGCGGCTTCGTCGATGAAGGCGGCCACGTCGTTGTTGCCGCTGAAGTCGAACTGGCCCTGGTGCGGTTCGACCAGGTTCCAGAACACGTAGGTCTCCACGGTGTTCAGGCCCATGGCGCGCGCCTTTTGCAGGCGGTCTTTCCAGTAGGCGCGCGGGATGCGCTGGAAGTGGATGGCGCCGGAAATGATCTGGTAGGGCTTGCCGTCGCGGGTGAAGTGTTCGCCCTGGGTGGCGAAGGCGGGCCAGGCGGTGCGTTCGGCGGCATGCATGTTGGCGGCAGGCAGGGCGAACGCCAGGGCGAGGACAAGAGCGGCAAGGGTCGTGCGCGGCATGGGGGATCTCGGAAGAGGCGATGCGGGTGCAACGGAACAGACAACATGGAGCGTGCGCCGCAATGCAGCCGGTCGCACGCGCAGGGGCAGCGTGGGCGGGGGATCACCAATCCCGATTCCCCAATCCCCATTCCCGGCCGTCAAACGAACGACGGCGGCAGGTCTTCCTTGGCCGCGCCGAAGGCGGGATTCGGCTTCGGGCCCATCTCCAGTTCCAGGGTGCCGCCGGTGGCGAGGTCGGCGTGGCGCAGCCAGCTGCGCGTATACGGCTTGCCGTTCCAGCGGGCGCGCTGGATGTAGACGTTGGCGGCGCTGTTGCCGTGGGCGACGATGCTGAGGGTGCGGCCGTGGCCGACATCGAGGTCGGCGCGCTTGAACAGCGGGCTGCCGAGGACATAAGTGGCGCTGACCGGGTCCACCGCGTAGAAGCCCAATGCGCTGAGAACGAACCAGGCGCTCATCTGCCCGCAGTCCTCGTTGCCTGAGAGGCCGTTGCGCGCGTCGTGGTACTGCTCGCGCAGCAACCGCCGCACCATCGCCTGGGTCTTGTACGGCTGCCCGGCGTAGGCGTACAGGTAGGCCACGTGGTGGCTGGGCTCGTTGCCGTGCGCGTACTGGCCGACCATGCCGTCGATGTCCGGCGGGGCGTCGGCCGGCAGTTCGGAGCTGGTGGAGAACAGTTCGTCGAGCTTGGCGACGAAGCCGTCGCGGCCGCCGAACAGGTCCATGTAGCCGTACAGGTCGTGCTGGTTGAGGAAGGTGGCCTGCCAAGCGTTGGATTCGGTGAAGTCGCGCCATTTGCTCATGTGGCCCATCGCGCGCGGATCGAACGGCGCGGCCCAGTCGCCGTTGCTAAGCCGCGGTTGCACGAAGCCGCTGTCGCGATTGAACACGTTGCGGTAGTTGCGCGAGCGTTCGCGCAAGGCGCTCGCTTCCTTGGCGGCACCGGCGGCCTGCGCCAGGTGCGCCACGGCCCAGTCGTCGTAGGCGTATTCGAGGGTGCGGCTGACCGCTTCGTCCACGCTGTCGCTGGGGATGTAGCCGCGCTTGCGGTATTCGCCCAGGCCGTGGGTGGTGTCGTCCATCGCGCGCTTGCGGTAGGCGGGCCAGGCGGCGGCGTAGTCGATGCCGGTGAAGCCCTTGGCGTGCGCTTCGGCCAGGACCACGGCGGAGTGGTAGCCGATCATGCAGCCGGTCTCCACGCCTTGCAGCGGCCAGATGCCGACGCCGTCCGGGCATTCGTTGGCGCCGCGCACCAGGCATTGCACCAGGTCGGGCACGCGTTCGGGTTGCACCAGGGTCAGCAAGGGATGCAGGGCGCGGTAGGTGTCCCACAGCGAGTAGGTGCTGTAGTTGTGGTAGCCGGGCGGCGCCTGGTGCACCTGCAGGTCCATGCCGCGGTAGCGGCCGTCGGTGTCGCTGAACAAGGTCGGGGCGAGCAGGCTGTGGTACAGGCCGGTGTAGAAGATGCGGCGCTGCGCGTCGTCGTCGGTGTCGATGCGGATACGGCCGAGTTCCTTCTCCCACGCGGCGACGGCGGCGGCGTGCACGCGTGGGAAATCGAAGTCGGGCAGTTCCGCGTCGAGGTTGGCCAGGGCATTCTCGGCGCTGACCGCGGAGAGGCCGACCTTGACCAGCAGCGGCGCGTCGGCGGCATCGGGGTAATGCAGCGCCACTTTCAGGTGGCTGCCATCGGCGTGGCGCGTGCCGGCCGCCAGCGGCTGGTCGTCGGAATAGAGCTGCGCGTTCGCGAACGGCCGCGACAGGCGCATGGCGAAGTAGAGGTAGCGGCCCTTCGCCCATTGGTACACGCGGCGCCCGCCGGTCAGCGTCCGCGCATCGACGATGCGCAGTTGCGCGTCGCTCACGCGCGTGGGGATTCCGGGTTTGTCCTGCATGCCGTGGCACAGGTCCAGCAGCAGGTGCGCGGGCTTGCCCTTGGGGAAGTGGTAGCGGTGCAGGCCGGCGCGCGCGGTGGCGGTCAGTTCGGCGTGCACGCCGCTGTCCTTCAGGCGCACGCGGTAGTAGCCGGGCGAGGCGGCTTCGTCGGCGTGGTCGTAGCGCGCGCGGTAGCCGGCGTCCGGATCGTCGAGCGGGCCTGGCTGCAGCTTCACCGCGCCGACCGCCGGCACCACCAGAAAATCGAGCATGTCGCCGATGCCGGTGCCGGACAGGTGGGTGTGCGAGAAGCCCATGATCGAGCCGTCGGACTCGTGGTAGCCGGAGCATGAATCCCATACGGCGTTGTAGGTGTCCGGGCTCAGCTGCACCATGCCGAACGGCAGGGTGGCGCCGGGAAAGGTGTGGCCGTGGCCGCCGGTGCCGATGAACACGTCGACGTGGCGGGTGAGCGCGGCCTGGGCGCGCGCGTCGGCCGGCAATGCGTAGCGGCCGGCGCGTGCCTGCGCCAGGCGCGCGATGCCGCTGCCGCCGAACAGGGCCAGGGCGATGGCGCCCTGCAGGAAACCGCGTCGTGTGGCCATGGTGCTGTCCTCGGGGTGTGCGGCGGGGAGGGAGGGTGTTTTTGTAGGAGCGGCTTCAGCCGCGACAGGCAGCGTCGGTAGAGCCTGTCGCGGCTGAAGCCGCTCCTACAGGGAGCGCTAGGTCTTCAGCAACTGCGGCTTGCGCTGGTGCAGGTCGATGATCAGTTCGCCGAACAAGGTGTTGGCCCACGCGAACCAGTCGCGGGTGAAGGTGCTCGGGTCGTCCTTGTCGAAGGCTTCGTGCATGAAGCCGGTGTCGGCGTCGGTGGTCTTGAGCCACTGCAGGCACTGGCGGATCTGCGCGTCGTCGTCGCTGGCCAGGGCGTACTGCATGATCGACATCGGCCAGATCGTGCCCATGCCGCTGTGCGGGCTGCCCACGCCTTCGGCGGCGCGACCGCGGTAGAAGTACGGGTTGCGTTCGCTCCAGGCCAGTTGCCGGGTGCGCAGGAACACCGGATCGCGACGGTCGCAGCAGCCCAGGTAGGCCAGGCTCAGCAGCCCGGGCGCATTGGCGTCGTCGATGAACAACTGGTTGCCGTAGCCATCCACCTCGTAGGCCCAGAACGGCTGGCCGTCGGCGTCGCGCATCTGCCCGAAGGTGCGGGTGGCGGTCTCGACCTCGTCGGCCAGCGTTCGGCACTCCGCGGCGAACGCGGCGTCGTGGTGCAGCGCCTCGCTCATCGCCGCCAGTTGCCGCAGCGAGGTCACCGCGAACAGGTTGGCGGGCACGAACAACGGGTACACGCAGGCGTCGTCGGACGGGCGGAACATCGAGTGGATCATGCCGTTGGGCCGGGTCGGTTGCCCGTAGCCGTCCAGCACCAGGGTTTCGGTCGCCAGCGGCGACGGGCGCTGGAAGTGGTAGGGGCCGCGATCGTGCAGACGCTGCTGCTCGCGGAAGGTGCGCACCACCACGTGCATCGCCGCGCGCCAGTCATCGTCGAACGGCGCGGTATCGCCGCTGGCGCGCCAGTACTCGTGCGCCAGGCGGATCGGGTAGCACAGCGAATCCACTTCCCACTTGCGCTCGCCAACGCCTGGCTTCATCTCGGTGATGTCGGCCACCGACCACTTCAAGCGCTGGCTGGTGCCGTCGGGCAGGAACGCGTTGGCATAGGGGTCGAGCTGGATGCAGGCGGCCTGGCGCTGGATCAGACCATGGAACATGCGCCGCAGCGCCGGGTCGGTCTTGGCCAGCGGGATGTACGGATGCACCTGCGCTGAGGAGTCGCGCAGCCACAGCGCCTCGATGTCGCCGGTGATGACGAAGGTGTCCGGCTTGCCGTTGCGGGTGCCGGTTTCCACCGTGGTGTCGAGGGTGTTGGGGTAGCAGTTCTCGAACAGCCAGGCCAGGCGCGGATCGGCGATGCCGGCCTTGACGGTGCGCAACTGGCGTTCGACCGCGGCGCTGACGAAGCGGCGCTTGCCCGGTGGCGGTCGCTTGCTGGGCAGGCCTGCCGCCGATGCGCCGGACGCGGCGAAGCCGGGCACGGCACCGGCGAGCAGGCCGGCGCCGGCGGCGCTGCCGAGCAGGTGGAGGACGTCGCGGCGGGAGGGCATGGTGACTCCTGGTCTGGTTTGTACGTGTAGGCGCAGCGCGTTTCTGTAGGAGCGGCTTCAGCCGCGACCGGGCGTTACCGGTAAATCCCGGTCGCGGCTGAAGCCGCTCCTACAGGAAGCGATGGGGGGCGCACTCGCTGGTCACCGCGGGATAGCCGCGGTGCCCTGGATCGAAAACGCGGCTGCGCCGCCGGGGGCGCCGGTGTCGGGCTGGCCGCCGCCGACGAACACGCGATAGTCGCCCGGCTGCACCGCGCGCTGGCCGGCGCGATCGACGTCGCTCAGCTGGCGCGGCGTCAGCGCGAACCGCACGTCGCGCGTTTCGCCCGGTTGCAGCGTCACGCGCTGGAAGCCGACCAGGCTGCGCAGCGGCGACTGCGCGCGCGGCGGGTATTGCAGGTACACCTGCACCACCTCGTCGCCGGCGCGCGCACCGGTATTGCGCACGGTGGCGGTCACTTGCAGCGGCTGGCCGGCCTGCAGGGTCGCGGTCGACAGTTGCGGCGCGTCGTAGGCGAACTGGGTGTAGCTCAACCCATAGCCGAACGGGAACAGCGGTTCGCCCTTGAAGTAGCGATACGTCCGGCCCTTCATGTCGTAGCTCACGTACGGCGGCAGGTCCTTGGTCGAGCGGTAGAAGGTCACCGGCAGACGGCCGCCGGGATTGACGTCGCCGGCCAGTGCCTGGGCGATCGCGGTGCCGCCGGATTGGCCGGGATACCAGGCCGCCACGATCGCGTCTGCATGCTGCTTGGCCCAGTTCAAGGCCACCGCGCTACCGCTCATCAGCACCACGATCAGCGGCTTGCCGCTGGCCTTTGCCCGTTCCAGCAGCGCCTGCTGCGCGGCCGGCAGGGCGAGGTCGTTGCGGTCGCCGCCGTCGAAGCCGGGCACGTCGATGCGCAGTTCCTCGCCTTCCACATCCGGCGACAGGCCGACGAAAGCCACCACCGCATCGGCCTGCGCGACCGCGCGTTCGGCTTCGGCCAGTTGCAGCGCCGGCGGCGCCAGCCACTCCAGGCGCACGCCCTGGTCCTGGCCGCGATGCTCCAGTTCCAGGCGGATGCGGCGCGGACGCGCATCGTCGAAATGCACGACGGCCTCGACGTTGCGGCCGTCTGCGTTGTGCATGCCGGGCGGCAGGTGTTTGTCCTCGGCGTTGCCGGCGACGACGAGGGCGTCGTCGATGTACAGCCGCACCGGATCGTGGCCGGCGCAATCGAAGCAGCGCGCCACGCGTACCGCCAGGGTGTAGTCGCCCGGGCCGGGCGGCAGCAGTTCGCCGCTCCAGCGCACCGCGTAGCGGTCCTTGTCCACGCCCTGGGCCGGGGCCACGTGGTCCCAGTTGAAGCCGACCACGCGGTCCTGGCGCCGCACGCGCGGCGTGCCGGCCAGGTCGACGTTGTCGAAATACTCGCCACGCAGGCCGGGCTTGCCGTCGCTGCGCAGCGCGGTTTCGGGGATCATGCCGGGTACGCCGGCGGCGAGCGGGGCGCCTTGCGCGTAGCTGACGTTCGCGGCGCCAAAGCGCTCGCGCAGGCCCAGCAGCGGCGTCACCGGCGCGGCCGAGGTGCCCTGGTAGTTGGCTTCCAGCGCGGCCAGCGCATCGGCATTGGGGCCGATCACCGCCAGCCGCAGGCCCGGCTGCAGCGGCAGCGTGGCGTTGCGGTTCTGCAGCAGCACGAGCGATTGTTGCGCGGCCTGCAACGCCAATGCGCGATGCGCGGCGCTGTCCACGTCCTTGGCGCCGAGCCGCGCGTACGGATCCTTGCGTTGCG
This window contains:
- a CDS encoding GH92 family glycosyl hydrolase; the encoded protein is MATRRGFLQGAIALALFGGSGIARLAQARAGRYALPADARAQAALTRHVDVFIGTGGHGHTFPGATLPFGMVQLSPDTYNAVWDSCSGYHESDGSIMGFSHTHLSGTGIGDMLDFLVVPAVGAVKLQPGPLDDPDAGYRARYDHADEAASPGYYRVRLKDSGVHAELTATARAGLHRYHFPKGKPAHLLLDLCHGMQDKPGIPTRVSDAQLRIVDARTLTGGRRVYQWAKGRYLYFAMRLSRPFANAQLYSDDQPLAAGTRHADGSHLKVALHYPDAADAPLLVKVGLSAVSAENALANLDAELPDFDFPRVHAAAVAAWEKELGRIRIDTDDDAQRRIFYTGLYHSLLAPTLFSDTDGRYRGMDLQVHQAPPGYHNYSTYSLWDTYRALHPLLTLVQPERVPDLVQCLVRGANECPDGVGIWPLQGVETGCMIGYHSAVVLAEAHAKGFTGIDYAAAWPAYRKRAMDDTTHGLGEYRKRGYIPSDSVDEAVSRTLEYAYDDWAVAHLAQAAGAAKEASALRERSRNYRNVFNRDSGFVQPRLSNGDWAAPFDPRAMGHMSKWRDFTESNAWQATFLNQHDLYGYMDLFGGRDGFVAKLDELFSTSSELPADAPPDIDGMVGQYAHGNEPSHHVAYLYAYAGQPYKTQAMVRRLLREQYHDARNGLSGNEDCGQMSAWFVLSALGFYAVDPVSATYVLGSPLFKRADLDVGHGRTLSIVAHGNSAANVYIQRARWNGKPYTRSWLRHADLATGGTLELEMGPKPNPAFGAAKEDLPPSFV
- a CDS encoding glycoside hydrolase family 125 protein, encoding MPSRRDVLHLLGSAAGAGLLAGAVPGFAASGASAAGLPSKRPPPGKRRFVSAAVERQLRTVKAGIADPRLAWLFENCYPNTLDTTVETGTRNGKPDTFVITGDIEALWLRDSSAQVHPYIPLAKTDPALRRMFHGLIQRQAACIQLDPYANAFLPDGTSQRLKWSVADITEMKPGVGERKWEVDSLCYPIRLAHEYWRASGDTAPFDDDWRAAMHVVVRTFREQQRLHDRGPYHFQRPSPLATETLVLDGYGQPTRPNGMIHSMFRPSDDACVYPLFVPANLFAVTSLRQLAAMSEALHHDAAFAAECRTLADEVETATRTFGQMRDADGQPFWAYEVDGYGNQLFIDDANAPGLLSLAYLGCCDRRDPVFLRTRQLAWSERNPYFYRGRAAEGVGSPHSGMGTIWPMSIMQYALASDDDAQIRQCLQWLKTTDADTGFMHEAFDKDDPSTFTRDWFAWANTLFGELIIDLHQRKPQLLKT
- a CDS encoding glycoside hydrolase family 3 C-terminal domain-containing protein produces the protein MRATPTGRPASLREDVEATAKGSAPCGADAARSRLKPLLQGISRGVYLLGLVAAPLAHADDAEDRAATLVAKMTREEKIAQAMNAAPAIPRLGVPAYEWWSEGLHGIARNGYATVFPQAIGLAATWNASLLEQVGTVTSTEARAKFNLAGRPGKDHPRYAGLTIWSPNINIFRDPRWGRGMETYGEDPYLTGQLAVGFIHGLQGDDPAHPRTIATPKHLAVHSGPEPGRHGFDVDVSPRDFEATYSPAFRAAIVDGQAGSVMCAYNSLHGTPACAADWLLNGRVRGDWGFKGFVVSDCDAIDDMTQFHYYRADNAGSAAAALKAGHDLNCGTAYRELGLAFDRGEADQALLDRSLVRLFAARYRLGELQPQRKDPYARLGAKDVDSAAHRALALQAAQQSLVLLQNRNATLPLQPGLRLAVIGPNADALAALEANYQGTSAAPVTPLLGLRERFGAANVSYAQGAPLAAGVPGMIPETALRSDGKPGLRGEYFDNVDLAGTPRVRRQDRVVGFNWDHVAPAQGVDKDRYAVRWSGELLPPGPGDYTLAVRVARCFDCAGHDPVRLYIDDALVVAGNAEDKHLPPGMHNADGRNVEAVVHFDDARPRRIRLELEHRGQDQGVRLEWLAPPALQLAEAERAVAQADAVVAFVGLSPDVEGEELRIDVPGFDGGDRNDLALPAAQQALLERAKASGKPLIVVLMSGSAVALNWAKQHADAIVAAWYPGQSGGTAIAQALAGDVNPGGRLPVTFYRSTKDLPPYVSYDMKGRTYRYFKGEPLFPFGYGLSYTQFAYDAPQLSTATLQAGQPLQVTATVRNTGARAGDEVVQVYLQYPPRAQSPLRSLVGFQRVTLQPGETRDVRFALTPRQLSDVDRAGQRAVQPGDYRVFVGGGQPDTGAPGGAAAFSIQGTAAIPR